In the genome of Myxococcus stipitatus, one region contains:
- the pstA gene encoding phosphate ABC transporter permease PstA, with the protein MKPGTRRAVGLALTSLTALAAFVIVAVLAIILFNIAENGAAGVTWTFLTQPPADGMMGGGIFPAIFGTAALTLLMTVAVMPVGVLTAVYLHEYAPPHSLFARIVRVAVVNLAGVPSIVFGLFGLGFFILFVGQGMDRALGHEEMYWAQPGLLWASLTLAVLTLPVVIVSTEEALRAVPMDHRTASLALGATQSQTLARVVLPGALPGILTGAVLAISRGAGEVAPILFTGAAYFLPDLPTHLNSQFMHLGYHTYVMATQSPDVEATRPLLYSTVLVLLLLTFALNLVAVIIRTRTRRKAAGAH; encoded by the coding sequence GTGAAGCCCGGCACACGCCGCGCGGTGGGCCTGGCGCTCACGTCGCTCACCGCCCTGGCCGCCTTCGTCATCGTGGCGGTGCTGGCCATCATCCTCTTCAACATCGCGGAGAACGGGGCCGCGGGTGTCACGTGGACCTTCCTCACCCAGCCCCCCGCGGACGGGATGATGGGCGGCGGCATCTTCCCCGCCATCTTCGGCACCGCGGCCCTCACGCTGCTGATGACCGTGGCGGTGATGCCCGTGGGGGTGCTGACGGCCGTCTACCTGCACGAGTACGCCCCGCCCCACTCCCTCTTCGCGCGCATCGTGCGCGTGGCCGTCGTCAACCTGGCGGGCGTGCCCTCCATCGTCTTCGGCCTGTTCGGCCTGGGCTTCTTCATCCTCTTCGTGGGCCAGGGCATGGACCGCGCGCTCGGCCATGAAGAGATGTACTGGGCGCAGCCGGGCCTCTTGTGGGCGTCGCTCACCCTGGCGGTGCTGACCCTGCCGGTGGTCATCGTCTCCACCGAGGAAGCGCTGCGCGCGGTGCCCATGGACCACCGCACCGCGAGCCTCGCGCTGGGCGCCACGCAATCCCAGACACTGGCCCGGGTGGTGCTCCCGGGCGCGCTGCCCGGCATCCTCACGGGCGCGGTGCTGGCCATCTCCCGAGGCGCGGGCGAAGTGGCCCCCATCCTCTTCACGGGCGCCGCCTACTTCCTGCCGGACCTGCCCACCCACCTCAACTCGCAGTTCATGCACCTGGGCTACCACACGTATGTGATGGCCACCCAGTCGCCGGACGTGGAGGCCACGCGCCCCCTGCTCTACTCGACGGTGCTGGTGCTGCTGCTGCTCACCTTCGCGCTCAACCTCGTCGCGGTCATCATCCGCACGCGCACGCGCCGCAAGGCCGCGGGCGCCCACTGA
- a CDS encoding metallophosphoesterase — MPTFPVMPIRTLAHLSDLHLDLSVTSDTAARALMTALTECGADHVVVTGDLTHQGLREEYRRFLDIFSPLLDVGRLTFIPGNHDRPGNDVGRGWMDGLKVRTVRCPGIYFVCVDSTGEHNRNYFASHGTLSRDTVEKVECALNAAPRDALVAVLVHHHVLPLPEESLPERLASKLGWPHASELSLGAELVKRIQGRCDLVLHGHRHRPGESVLEPVRGRALRVCNAGSSTDLGRFRLFRHSEGRLVGEPEWYHSAQPVRPRTASHNVRPALQYLVTQLGLALF; from the coding sequence ATGCCTACCTTCCCTGTTATGCCCATCCGGACGTTGGCGCATCTGTCGGACCTGCACCTGGACCTGAGCGTCACGAGCGACACCGCCGCGCGCGCGTTGATGACGGCCCTGACCGAGTGCGGCGCTGACCATGTGGTGGTGACGGGAGACCTGACGCACCAGGGCTTGCGCGAGGAGTACCGTCGGTTCCTGGACATCTTCTCGCCGCTGCTCGACGTGGGCCGCCTCACCTTCATCCCCGGCAACCATGACCGCCCCGGCAACGACGTGGGGCGCGGGTGGATGGATGGCCTCAAGGTGCGCACGGTGCGCTGCCCCGGAATCTACTTCGTCTGCGTGGACTCCACGGGCGAACACAACCGCAACTACTTCGCCAGCCACGGCACCCTCTCCCGCGACACGGTGGAGAAGGTGGAGTGCGCGCTGAACGCCGCGCCGCGCGACGCGCTGGTGGCCGTGCTGGTGCACCACCACGTGCTGCCGCTGCCGGAGGAGAGCCTCCCGGAGCGGCTGGCCTCGAAGCTGGGCTGGCCTCACGCCTCGGAGCTGTCGCTGGGCGCGGAGCTGGTGAAGCGCATCCAGGGGCGGTGTGACCTGGTGCTGCATGGCCACCGCCACCGTCCGGGGGAGTCCGTGCTGGAGCCGGTGCGGGGCCGCGCCCTGCGGGTGTGCAACGCGGGCAGCTCCACGGACCTGGGGCGCTTCCGACTGTTCCGGCACTCGGAAGGTCGGCTGGTGGGCGAGCCCGAGTGGTACCACTCGGCCCAGCCGGTGCGCCCTCGCACGGCCAGTCACAACGTGCGTCCCGCGCTCCAATATCTGGTGACACAGCTCGGCCTGGCGCTGTTCTGA
- the pstB gene encoding phosphate ABC transporter ATP-binding protein PstB, with the protein MEARELTLRYGTKDAIKKVSLAILDRRVTALIGPSGCGKSTFLRSLNRMNDLIPGANHTGTILLDDTDIHDRSVDVVDLRRRVGMVFQKSNPFPKSIFENVAYGLRVGGMKDKQQLAQRVEKSLRGAALWDEVKDRLHESALGLSGGQQQRLCIARAMAVEPQVLLMDEPASALDPIATAKIEELIHELKATYTIAIVTHNMQQAARVSDRTAFFYMGELVECGPTEQIFTNPREKRTEDYVTGKFG; encoded by the coding sequence ATGGAGGCGAGAGAGCTGACCCTCCGCTATGGCACGAAGGACGCCATCAAGAAGGTCTCCCTGGCCATCCTGGACCGGCGCGTCACCGCCCTCATCGGTCCCTCCGGCTGCGGCAAGTCCACCTTCCTGCGCTCGCTCAACCGGATGAATGACCTGATTCCGGGCGCCAACCACACCGGCACCATCCTCCTGGACGACACGGACATCCACGACCGCAGCGTGGACGTGGTGGACCTGCGCCGCCGCGTGGGCATGGTCTTCCAGAAGTCCAATCCGTTCCCCAAGAGCATCTTCGAGAACGTCGCCTACGGCCTGCGCGTGGGCGGCATGAAGGACAAGCAGCAGCTCGCCCAGCGCGTGGAGAAGTCCCTGCGCGGCGCGGCCCTCTGGGACGAAGTGAAGGACCGGCTCCACGAGAGCGCGCTGGGCCTGTCCGGCGGCCAGCAGCAGCGCCTGTGTATCGCCCGCGCCATGGCCGTGGAGCCCCAGGTGCTGCTGATGGACGAGCCCGCCAGCGCGCTGGACCCCATCGCCACCGCGAAGATTGAAGAGCTCATCCACGAGCTGAAGGCGACGTACACCATCGCCATCGTCACCCACAACATGCAGCAGGCCGCGCGGGTGAGCGACAGGACGGCTTTCTTCTACATGGGCGAGCTGGTGGAATGCGGGCCCACCGAGCAGATTTTCACCAACCCTCGCGAGAAGCGCACCGAGGATTACGTCACCGGGAAGTTCGGGTGA
- a CDS encoding hemolysin family protein, producing the protein MLVLANGVFAGAELAVISLRRTRLKELVEQGSGSAKAVEALRADPERFLATVQIGITVIGATAAAFGGASIANRLAPLLAGLGLPEETADEVALAGVVVIVSYLSLVLGELVPKSLALRAGERYALLIGPPLRGLSWLMRPVVWFLTASSNVVLRLFGDKTNFSESRLSAEELQALVEEAAKQGSLDPRAGEIASRAFEMGELTVGELMVTREQIIALRRHASAEEIRQTLLEHGHSRMPVFEGTMDNIVGYVIAKDLLGVAWEGHLIVLEDVMRPAFFLVETMRAMDALKELQRRRMQLAVVVDERGGVVGLLTIEDLVEEMVGDILSESETPEELVLRESPVAAVVQGSAAIRDINRELGLDLDENQDYSTVAGLSIALAGGAIPEPGTKLQTRNGLELEVLEATPRRVRTVRIHLPPPKPEGE; encoded by the coding sequence TTGCTCGTCCTGGCCAACGGTGTGTTCGCCGGGGCGGAGCTCGCGGTCATCTCCCTGCGCCGCACCCGGCTGAAGGAGCTGGTGGAACAGGGGAGCGGCTCCGCGAAGGCCGTGGAGGCCCTGCGCGCGGACCCGGAGCGGTTCCTGGCGACGGTGCAGATTGGCATCACCGTCATCGGCGCCACGGCGGCGGCCTTCGGCGGCGCGAGCATCGCCAACCGCCTGGCCCCCCTGCTCGCGGGCCTGGGCCTGCCCGAGGAGACGGCGGACGAGGTGGCCCTGGCGGGTGTCGTCGTCATCGTGTCCTACCTGTCGCTGGTGCTGGGGGAGCTGGTGCCCAAGTCGCTCGCGCTGCGGGCGGGAGAGCGCTACGCGCTGCTCATCGGCCCCCCGCTGCGCGGGCTGTCGTGGCTGATGCGGCCGGTGGTGTGGTTCCTCACGGCGAGCTCCAACGTGGTGCTGCGGCTGTTCGGCGACAAGACGAACTTCAGCGAGAGCCGGCTGTCGGCGGAGGAGCTGCAGGCGCTGGTGGAGGAGGCCGCGAAGCAGGGCTCGCTGGACCCTCGGGCGGGAGAGATTGCCTCGCGGGCCTTCGAGATGGGCGAGCTCACGGTGGGCGAGCTGATGGTGACGCGCGAGCAGATCATCGCGCTGCGGCGGCACGCGAGCGCGGAGGAGATCCGCCAGACGCTGCTCGAGCACGGGCACTCGCGGATGCCGGTGTTCGAGGGGACGATGGACAACATCGTCGGCTACGTCATCGCCAAGGACCTGCTCGGCGTGGCGTGGGAGGGGCACCTCATCGTCCTGGAGGACGTGATGCGGCCCGCCTTCTTCCTCGTCGAGACGATGCGGGCCATGGATGCGCTGAAGGAGCTCCAGCGGCGGCGCATGCAGCTGGCCGTCGTCGTGGACGAGCGCGGCGGCGTCGTGGGCCTGCTGACCATCGAGGACCTGGTCGAGGAGATGGTGGGCGACATCCTCAGCGAGTCGGAGACGCCCGAGGAGCTGGTGCTCCGGGAGAGCCCGGTGGCGGCGGTGGTGCAAGGCAGCGCGGCCATCCGGGACATCAACCGCGAGCTGGGGTTGGACCTGGATGAGAACCAGGACTACTCGACGGTGGCGGGGCTGAGCATCGCGCTGGCGGGCGGAGCGATTCCCGAGCCCGGGACGAAGCTCCAGACCAGGAATGGCCTGGAGCTCGAAGTGCTGGAGGCCACTCCCCGGCGCGTGCGCACGGTGCGCATCCACCTGCCGCCGCCGAAGCCGGAGGGCGAGTAG
- a CDS encoding efflux RND transporter periplasmic adaptor subunit, translating into MRARAKRWSVLLAAGGLVSVSACRTAEAPAKTPEAARPSARAAPETFRVESSLMESQLRLPAELMADQTVDVYAKVNSYVEHLRVDIGSVVRKGDLLVTLEAPEVEAQLASAKARLAAMEALHVASKASYERTLKTSQTEGAVARDAIDQARAREQADAAQVLAAKATHDELAAMKGYLVMKAPFDGVVTERNVELGTYVGPSGRGSNKPMVVVKALQKMRLTVSIPEAYSPYVRPGGAVTFTVRSLPGRVFSANISRRAGALDAALRSERVEADVDNAEGLLLPMMVAEARLTLSSPGPTVVLPRTAVVESGMGTYVLRVQDGAAKRIPVTRGLRVGEKIEVFGALEAGDELVLRATEEMKEGMHVAEG; encoded by the coding sequence ATGCGTGCGCGAGCCAAGCGCTGGTCTGTCTTGTTGGCCGCGGGGGGACTGGTGAGCGTGAGCGCCTGCCGGACCGCGGAGGCGCCCGCGAAGACTCCCGAGGCCGCGAGGCCCTCCGCACGGGCCGCCCCGGAGACCTTCCGCGTCGAGTCCTCCCTCATGGAGTCCCAGCTGCGACTGCCCGCCGAGCTGATGGCGGACCAGACCGTGGACGTCTACGCGAAGGTGAACAGCTACGTGGAGCACCTGCGCGTCGACATCGGCTCCGTCGTCCGCAAGGGCGACCTGCTGGTGACGCTCGAGGCTCCTGAAGTCGAGGCGCAGCTCGCCTCGGCGAAGGCGCGGCTGGCCGCGATGGAGGCGCTGCACGTCGCATCGAAGGCGAGCTACGAGCGGACGCTGAAGACCAGCCAGACCGAGGGCGCCGTCGCCCGGGACGCCATCGACCAGGCACGCGCCAGGGAGCAGGCGGACGCCGCGCAGGTGCTCGCCGCCAAGGCGACCCATGACGAGCTCGCGGCGATGAAGGGCTACCTCGTGATGAAGGCGCCGTTCGATGGCGTGGTGACCGAGCGCAACGTGGAGCTGGGGACCTACGTGGGGCCCTCGGGCCGAGGCTCGAACAAGCCGATGGTGGTCGTGAAGGCCCTCCAGAAGATGCGGCTCACCGTGTCGATTCCAGAGGCCTACAGCCCCTATGTCCGACCGGGCGGCGCGGTGACGTTCACCGTGCGCTCGCTGCCCGGACGCGTCTTCTCCGCGAACATCTCCCGAAGGGCGGGGGCGCTGGACGCGGCGCTGCGCTCGGAGCGCGTCGAGGCGGATGTCGACAACGCGGAGGGCCTGCTGCTGCCCATGATGGTCGCGGAGGCGCGGCTGACCCTCTCCTCGCCGGGGCCCACCGTGGTGCTGCCTCGCACGGCCGTGGTGGAGAGCGGAATGGGGACCTATGTCCTGCGCGTCCAGGACGGCGCCGCGAAGCGCATCCCCGTGACGCGGGGCCTGCGCGTCGGCGAGAAGATCGAGGTCTTCGGCGCGCTGGAGGCGGGGGACGAGCTCGTGTTGAGGGCGACAGAGGAGATGAAGGAGGGGATGCACGTCGCGGAGGGCTGA
- a CDS encoding ceramide glucosyltransferase yields the protein MSLASALLLFAACFGLTALLIQYVLVLRHRREQPRALPAGMAWPGISILKPLCGADDDLEANLKHFARLEYPGDYEVVLGVKDTRDAAYAVAKEAVRRWPGIMRLELQEGAPGLNPKVNQLITLADRARFDVLVISDSNTRVAPGYLEEIAAGFADPTVGCVTHPVAGMGERTFGSLLDNLYLTSSAAAGMIGAKRFADQDIVVGKSMALRRADVEALGGFYSVRDVLAEDYVIGQWVTRKLGRRVHVACTPVFNVSLEKSVRAFFQRYLRWSVIHRTAVTPPTYVAQALLNPSPLAVLGALLSPTHEAVAVALAVVLGKVVVDLAAFRALRPQPVSWRCAPAVLAKDALLFIAWWHGVFFRTVDWRGTRLRVGPGTRLLPPRVAMSSANAALAPRDEWVAG from the coding sequence ATGTCGCTTGCTTCAGCCCTCCTCCTCTTCGCTGCCTGCTTCGGCCTCACCGCCCTCCTCATCCAATACGTGCTCGTGCTCCGCCACCGGCGGGAGCAGCCGCGAGCCCTCCCCGCCGGAATGGCCTGGCCGGGCATCTCCATCCTCAAGCCCCTGTGCGGCGCGGATGACGACCTGGAGGCCAACCTCAAGCACTTCGCCCGCCTGGAGTACCCGGGCGACTACGAGGTGGTGCTGGGCGTCAAGGACACGCGCGACGCGGCCTACGCGGTGGCGAAGGAAGCCGTGCGCCGCTGGCCCGGCATCATGCGGCTGGAATTGCAGGAAGGCGCGCCGGGCCTCAACCCCAAGGTGAACCAGCTCATCACCCTGGCGGACCGCGCCCGCTTCGACGTGCTGGTCATCAGCGACAGCAACACGCGGGTGGCGCCCGGCTACCTGGAGGAGATTGCCGCGGGCTTCGCGGACCCCACGGTGGGCTGCGTCACCCACCCCGTCGCGGGCATGGGCGAGCGCACCTTCGGCTCGCTCCTGGACAACCTCTACCTGACGTCCAGCGCGGCGGCGGGGATGATTGGCGCCAAGCGCTTCGCGGACCAGGACATCGTCGTGGGCAAGTCCATGGCGCTCCGACGCGCGGACGTGGAGGCGCTGGGCGGCTTCTACTCGGTGCGCGACGTGCTGGCGGAGGACTACGTCATCGGCCAGTGGGTGACGCGCAAGCTGGGCCGCCGCGTGCATGTCGCGTGTACGCCCGTCTTCAACGTGTCCCTGGAGAAGAGCGTGCGCGCCTTCTTCCAGCGCTACCTGCGCTGGAGTGTCATCCACCGGACGGCGGTGACGCCGCCCACCTACGTGGCGCAGGCGCTGCTCAACCCCTCACCGCTCGCCGTGCTTGGCGCGCTGTTGAGCCCCACACACGAAGCGGTGGCCGTGGCCCTGGCCGTGGTGCTGGGCAAGGTGGTGGTGGACCTGGCGGCCTTCCGCGCGCTGCGCCCGCAGCCGGTGTCCTGGCGCTGCGCTCCCGCGGTGCTGGCCAAGGACGCGCTGCTGTTCATCGCCTGGTGGCACGGCGTCTTCTTCCGCACGGTGGACTGGCGAGGCACACGCCTGCGGGTCGGTCCCGGGACGCGTCTCCTCCCGCCGCGCGTGGCCATGTCCTCCGCCAACGCGGCGCTGGCACCGCGGGACGAGTGGGTCGCTGGCTGA
- the pstC gene encoding phosphate ABC transporter permease subunit PstC, with the protein MEQGLSQPLVAPSLSPAARRRQLREKVIAGLITLMAFTGIAALILIIIFVAKEALGLFLDAEARHEASLSKMFLAQDVPAGRPAFRWQPVSKVPKVSMIPLFVGTLKTTVVSMMVAVPLGVFGALFAAEFAPRRLRELLKPVIELLAGIPSVVLGFFALMVMSTVVKDVFHFDRPLNAMLAGLGLALAIVPVIFTVSEDALTAVPRSYREASLALGATPWETAWKVVLPAAAPGILAACVLGFGRAIGETMIVLMASGNADVISWSLGDSARSLSATIAAEMGEVVVGSPHYSLLFFIGVQLFLFTFVLNMLASSWTRRVVRKLTGGAA; encoded by the coding sequence ATGGAGCAGGGTCTCAGTCAGCCACTCGTCGCGCCCTCGTTGTCGCCGGCCGCGCGGAGGCGGCAGCTTCGGGAGAAGGTCATCGCGGGGCTCATCACCCTCATGGCCTTCACCGGCATCGCGGCGCTCATCCTCATCATCATCTTCGTGGCCAAGGAGGCCCTCGGCCTCTTCCTGGACGCCGAGGCCCGCCACGAGGCCAGCCTCTCCAAGATGTTCCTGGCGCAGGACGTGCCAGCCGGCCGCCCCGCCTTCCGCTGGCAGCCCGTCTCCAAGGTGCCCAAGGTCAGCATGATTCCGCTGTTCGTGGGCACCTTGAAGACCACCGTCGTCTCCATGATGGTGGCGGTGCCCCTGGGGGTCTTCGGCGCGCTGTTCGCCGCGGAGTTCGCGCCCCGCAGGCTGCGCGAATTGCTCAAGCCCGTCATCGAGCTGCTCGCGGGCATCCCCTCCGTCGTCCTGGGCTTCTTCGCGCTGATGGTGATGTCCACGGTGGTCAAGGACGTCTTCCACTTCGACCGCCCGCTCAACGCGATGCTGGCGGGCCTGGGCCTGGCGCTCGCCATCGTCCCCGTCATCTTCACGGTGTCCGAGGACGCGCTCACCGCGGTGCCTCGCAGCTACCGCGAGGCGTCGCTCGCGCTGGGCGCCACGCCCTGGGAGACCGCGTGGAAGGTGGTCCTCCCCGCCGCGGCCCCCGGCATCCTCGCAGCCTGCGTGCTGGGCTTCGGCCGCGCCATCGGCGAGACGATGATTGTCCTCATGGCCTCCGGCAACGCGGACGTCATCTCCTGGAGCCTTGGCGACTCAGCGCGCTCGCTGTCGGCGACCATCGCCGCGGAGATGGGTGAGGTGGTGGTGGGCAGTCCGCACTACTCGCTCCTGTTCTTCATCGGCGTGCAGCTCTTCCTCTTCACCTTCGTGCTCAACATGCTGGCCTCCTCCTGGACCCGGAGAGTCGTCCGCAAGCTCACCGGAGGTGCCGCGTGA
- the phoU gene encoding phosphate signaling complex protein PhoU — translation MPLTHTDKAFEQDLRDLREKLLAMGAKVEGLIAQSMLALTERDSALAEKVVHADKDVNRLEIEVDELCRRILALRQPAASDLRLITTALKIVTDLERIGDLAVNIAERSMDLNQVPPLAPYVDTPRLAELAQQQVKRSLDAFVSGDATKAEEVLQGDDLLDALFLKIFNELLAYMMEDSKNIRRATALMFIAKHLERIGDHAMNVAEMVVYMVRGKDIRHPRSRNLGD, via the coding sequence ATGCCCTTGACGCACACGGACAAGGCCTTCGAGCAGGACCTGAGGGACCTGCGTGAGAAGTTGCTCGCGATGGGGGCGAAGGTGGAGGGCCTCATCGCCCAGAGCATGCTGGCCCTGACGGAGCGCGACAGCGCGCTGGCGGAGAAGGTCGTCCACGCGGACAAGGACGTCAACCGCCTGGAGATTGAAGTCGACGAGCTGTGCCGCCGCATCCTCGCGCTGCGCCAGCCGGCCGCCAGCGACCTGCGCCTCATCACCACGGCGCTGAAGATCGTCACGGACCTGGAGCGCATCGGCGACCTGGCCGTCAACATCGCCGAGCGCTCCATGGACCTGAACCAGGTCCCCCCGCTGGCGCCGTACGTGGACACGCCTCGGCTGGCGGAGCTGGCGCAGCAGCAGGTGAAGCGCTCGCTGGATGCCTTTGTCTCCGGCGACGCGACGAAGGCGGAGGAGGTGCTCCAGGGCGATGACCTCCTGGATGCGCTCTTCCTCAAGATCTTCAACGAGCTGCTCGCGTACATGATGGAGGACTCCAAGAACATCCGCCGGGCCACCGCGCTGATGTTCATCGCCAAGCACCTGGAGCGCATCGGCGACCACGCGATGAACGTGGCGGAGATGGTCGTCTACATGGTGCGGGGCAAGGACATCCGCCATCCCCGCAGCCGCAACCTGGGCGACTGA
- a CDS encoding response regulator, producing the protein MPGVRREVLPVSGGCLARLDADECARRVLVVDDDADWREFLRLCLEDLGYETFEAADGQEALDSLRRGERFEVMLLDLNMPGMSGLEVVEHLPRGEQPRVVFLTSAAAQDVGHALMSGPHYYLPKGASRDQLSLLLQSLGE; encoded by the coding sequence ATGCCAGGGGTGCGCAGGGAGGTTCTCCCCGTGTCGGGAGGATGCTTGGCGCGACTGGACGCGGACGAATGCGCGAGAAGAGTCCTGGTCGTCGATGACGACGCGGACTGGCGGGAATTCCTTCGGCTCTGCCTGGAGGACCTGGGGTATGAAACCTTCGAGGCGGCCGACGGGCAGGAGGCCCTGGACAGCCTTCGGCGCGGGGAACGCTTCGAGGTCATGCTGCTGGACCTCAACATGCCGGGCATGAGCGGCCTGGAGGTCGTGGAGCACCTTCCGCGGGGGGAGCAGCCCCGCGTGGTGTTCCTCACCTCGGCGGCGGCCCAGGACGTGGGCCATGCCCTGATGTCCGGCCCCCACTACTACCTCCCCAAGGGCGCCAGCCGGGACCAACTGTCTCTCCTCTTGCAATCACTTGGTGAGTGA